A window from Culex pipiens pallens isolate TS chromosome 3, TS_CPP_V2, whole genome shotgun sequence encodes these proteins:
- the LOC120425674 gene encoding uncharacterized protein LOC120425674, producing the protein MGDLQTLRKKQEILLNKLEVLNQFVEHYKAEEHECQLEVRLGMLNDVYLEFTNLRTKLELLLEEKDAAKYADAEPKVKQEVVSHREEANLQVVQEFDNKFCKVKAMLIAKRPVKIFAQTAPSVGDADTSFPLRVKLPDIHLPNFSGNLREWVTFRDTFKSLIHRNSKLTSMDKFTYLQSSLSGPALLEISGIDLSEENYSVAWNALEEEYGNKKLIVKAHLDVILDLEPLTKESYDGLSHLLGEFEKNLQMLDKMGENTANWSTVMAHVLCSKLDSATLRNWETHHNSKEVPTYKALLEYLRGHCSVLQSIKRAKTKPSEQRPPKAAVCHTAVRSSNQCQFCSGPWHTPFRCFKFQKMTISERNDAVSRNKLCRNCLKPGHYPRTCEGGTCHHCHQKHHSMLHNDQMRSSVPQQQSRPTATTSVQRQQPRPQNTNQTTHTPANNAPANPTNLQTTDSQATQPQTTSQNYVALPVTPTHNIILSTALIRIKDRFGNTLLARALLDSCSQHCLMTREFSRRLKFERQSSYLPIQGIGTSRCVSTQLVCADVGPRSDQISAYESEMQFHVLPKLNISLPTSYIDPSTIQLPDWMFLADPEFHKTGPVDVIIGAEFYMDLLTDERVKPAADGPTLHNTVFGWIISGRLPGSVPESTSLVSVAAIDELLTRFWELETCRTKSTHSIEESTCEQLFEETTVRDETGRFVVTLPKKKYAVQRLGESRSTAIKRFLGLEKRLSANPDLKQQYSDFIHEYEAMGHMKRVAGDTAGGELAYYLPHHCVLRPDSTTTKLRVVFDASCRTSTGVALNDALMVGPVVQDDLLDIALRFRLHAVAIVADIAKMYRMIRVQPDDQRLQRIVWRDNADEPIRIYELTTVTYGTASAPYLATKCLQKLGEIGEKTHPSAAKVLKRDFYVDDMLAGAHTVAEGKELVAEMVDLMESGGFSLRKWHSNSRDILLDVPEHLRDERTLLELDTSDATVKTLGLVWEPSTDCFRFRSPKWNDVAVITKRVVASDMAMIFDPYGLIGPVVVQAKIFVQKLWRMELDWDAALPEDLQEYWREYRRNLAGLDSLSIPRWIGTGADDQNVQLHGFCDASVNAYGACIYIRTVSANGDVTVRLLASKSRIAPLENLKKKKRKQSIPRLELASALLLAHLYEKVANAINFRGKAFFWTDSMIVRCWLASLPSRWNQFVANRVSEIQHLTESGSWDHVPGIENPADIISRGMTPMQLQYSKLWFNGPDWLSLDHQHWPHAQVPNAADFDHEELEEHNAVAAVAHDAEPCRLFTANSSYTVTIRTTAVICRFCFNSRAANKHCRRVGPLTAEELEVALKKLVRLAQRECFPEEYDALSRDRAIPNNSRIAALNPRIIDGILCVGGRLQHAAVSDNRKHPYILDHRHPFTKLIVTHYHETMFHAGQQLLISAVRERFWPINIRNLVREVIHKCVDCFRVKPKVLDQLMADLPPERVTPCTPFARVGVDYCGPFQVAYPQRRARPVKCFVAIFVCLVTKAVHLELAADLTTQAFLAALKRFTARRGKPKLVMCDNAKNFVGARRELSELAKLFLSQQFEEEIIRETANDSIEFKFIPARSPNFGGLWESAVKSFKLLFKRTIGLHTLLYDEFQTVLVQIEAILNSRPLTPLSNDPADFEALTPGHFLIQRPLTAIPEPNLDHIPENRLSAWQTVQRYTQQLWKKWSNLYLSDLHNRTKWTKQKDNVAVGTMVLLKDENLPPLKWQLGRVSDIHPGADGNIRVVTVRTKDGSYQRAISKICILPIRDNLSTAQGEN; encoded by the coding sequence ATGGGCGATCTGCAGACTTTGCGGAAGAAGCAGGAGATCCTGCTGAATAAACTGGAGGTGTTGAATCAGTTCGTCGAGCACTACAAGGCGGAAGAACACGAGTGCCAGCTGGAAGTTCGACTCGGTATGCTGAACGACGTGTACCTGGAGTTTACGAACCTACGGACGAAGCTGGAGTTGCTGCTGGAAGAAAAGGATGCGGCCAAGTACGCGGATGCGGAGCCGAAGGTCAAGCAGGAGGTCGTGTCACATCGTGAAGAGGCCAATCTACAGGTGGTACAGGAGTTCGACAACAAATTCTGCAAGGTCAAGGCGATGCTGATTGCGAAGCGGCCGGTCAAGATCTTCGCACAGACAGCTCCAAGTGTTGGTGATGCGGATACCTCGTTTCCGTTGCGCGTCAAGCTGCCTGACATTCATCTGCCGAACTTCAGCGGAAATCTGCGCGAGTGGGTGACCTTCCGTGACACCTTCAAAAGTCTCATCCACCGGAACTCGAAGCTGACATCGATGGACAAGTTCACCTATCTCCAATCGTCTCTTTCTGGTCCTGCGTTGCTGGAGATCAGTGGCATCGACCTGTCGGAAGAAAACTACTCCGTCGCGTGGAACGCGCTGGAGGAGGAGTACGGAAACAAGAAGCTGATCGTGAAAGCCCACCTCGATGTCATTCTGGATCTGGAACCGCTGACCAAGGAGTCGTACGACGGTCTCAGCCACCTGCTCGGTGAGTTTGAGAAAAATCTGCAGATGCTGGACAAGATGGGTGAAAATACTGCCAACTGGAGTACGGTTATGGCGCACGTCCTGTGCTCAAAGCTGGACTCGGCCACGCTTAGGAATTGGGAGACCCACCACAACAGCAAGGAAGTCCCAACCTACAAGGCTCTACTGGAGTACCTGCGCGGCCACTGTTCGGTTCTTCAGTCGATCAAACGAGCGAAAACGAAACCGTCGGAACAGCGGCCTCCGAAGGCAGCGGTCTGTCACACTGCTGTGCGGAGCAGTAACCAGTGTCAGTTTTGCAGCGGCCCGTGGCACACCCCGTTCCGGTgcttcaagttccagaagatgacGATCTCGGAGCGCAACGACGCTGTTTCGAGGAACAAGCTGTGCAGAAACTGCCTGAAGCCTGGACATTACCCGCGGACGTGCGAAGGAGGAACTTGCCACCACTGTCACCAGAAACACCACTCGATGCTGCACAACGATCAGATGAGATCCTCCGTTCCACAACAGCAGTCGAGACCGACCGCGACGACCTCAGTACAGCGACAACAACCCAGACCACAGAACACGAATCAGACAACACACACTCCAGCCAACAATGCACCTGCTAATCCGACTAACCTACAGACTACAGACTCTCAAGCCACACAGCCACAAACCACTAGCCAAAACTACGTTGCACTACCCGTCACGCCCACACACAACATCATCCTGTCAACCGCGCTCATCCGCATTAAAGACCGCTTCGGAAACACGCTGCTAGCGCGTGCGCTTCTTGACTCGTGCTCACAGCACTGTCTGATGACCAGAGAGTTCTCGCGAAGACTCAAATTCGAGCGACAATCGTCGTATTTGCCGATCCAAGGGATCGGAACTTCCCGTTGTGTGTCGACTCAGCTCGTGTGTGCAGATGTCGGTCCGCGTTCCGATCAGATTTCAGCGTACGAGTCGGAGATGCAGTTCCACGTCCTGCCCAAGCTCAACATCTCGTTGCCGACGTCGTACATCGACCCGTCTACAATTCAGCTGCCCGACTGGATGTTCCTGGCTGATCCGGAGTTCCACAAAACCGGTCCAGTGGACGTCATTATCGGTGCCGAGTTCTACATGGACTTGCTGACGGACGAACGGGTGAAACCAGCTGCAGACGGTCCCACGCTGCACAACACGGTGTTTGGTTGGATCATTTCCGGCCGGCTTCCCGGCAGCGTTCCAGAATCGACGTCTCTCGTATCCGTCGCGGCAATCGACGAGCTGCTGACCAGATTTTGGGAACTGGAAACGTGCCGCACCAAGAGCACGCACTCGATCGAAGAATCCACGTGCGAGCAGCTGTTCGAGGAGACGACGGTTCGTGACGAAACTGGCAGATTTGTTGTGACGCTGCCCAAGAAGAAGTACGCTGTCCAGCGTCTCGGTGAGTCCAGATCAACAGCCATCAAACGCTTCTTGGGACTGGAGAAGCGGCTGTCAGCGAATCCAGACCTGAAACAACAGTACAGTGATTTTATTCACGAGTACGAAGCCATGGGACACATGAAACGGGTTGCCGGCGACACGGCCGGGGGAGAGTTAGCGTATTACCTGCCACACCACTGCGTCTTGAGGCCGGACAGCACCACTACGAAGCTCCGCGTGGTGTTTGATGCTTCGTGTCGCACGTCTACCGGAGTTGCTCTGAACGATGCGCTCATGGTGGGACCAGTTGTGCAGGACGATTTACTGGACATTGCGCTACGCTTTCGACTCCACGCTGTTGCCATCGTCGCTGACATCGCCAAGATGTACCGTATGATTCGCGTCCAGCCTGACGACCAGAGACTGCAGAGAATCGTTTGGAGAGACAATGCTGACGAACCCATCCGAATCTACGAGCTGACAACTGTCACGTACGGAACGGCGTCTGCGCCGTATTTAGCGACCAAGTGCTTGCAAAAACTCGGTGAGATCGGAGAAAAGACGCACCCATCCGCTGCCAAGGTCCTCAAACGAGACTTCTACGTTGACGACATGCTGGCAGGTGCGCACACGGTCGCAGAAGGAAAAGAGCTAGTCGCCGAAATGGTCGATCTGATGGAATCTGGCGGATTCTCGTTGCGAAAGTGGCATTCAAACTCCCGAGACATCCTGCTCGACGTCCCGGAACATCTTCGCGACGAACGGACTCTGCTAGAACTGGACACGTCTGACGCAACCGTCAAGACGCTCGGGCTCGTCTGGGAGCCAAGTACGGACTGTTTCCGTTTCAGATCGCCAAAGTGGAACGACGTTGCAGTGATCACGAAGCGTGTCGTGGCCTCAGACATGGCCATGATCTTCGACCCGTACGGGCTGATCGGTCCTGTCGTCGTCCAAGCAAAAATCTTCGTGCAGAAGCTGTGGCGCATGGAACTGGACTGGGACGCCGCTCTGCCAGAAGATCTGCAGGAGTACTGGCGTGAATACCGCAGAAATCTAGCCGGTCTAGACAGCCTGTCGATACCCCGCTGGATTGGCACAGGTGCAGATGACCAGAATGTGCAGCTTCACGGGTTCTGCGACGCTTCAGTCAACGCTTACGGTGCGTGCATCTACATCCGAACCGTTTCGGCCAACGGCGACGTCACCGTCCGCTTGCTGGCCTCCAAATCCCGCATCGCACCGCTCGAGAacctgaagaagaagaagcgtaAGCAGTCGATTCCCCGCCTGGAGCTGGCGTCCGCTCTGCTGCTGGCGCATCTGTACGAGAAGGTGGCCAACGCCATCAACTTCCGAGGCAAAGCGTTCTTCTGGACGGATTCCATGATCGTACGCTGCTGGCTTGCGTCACTGCCGTCCAGATGGAACCAGTTCGTGGCCAACCGTGTGTCCGAGATTCAACACCTGACGGAGAGCGGATCTTGGGACCATGTGCCCGGAATAGAGAACCCAGCTGACATCATTTCTCGCGGCATGACACCGATGCAGCTGCAGTACTCAAAGCTCTGGTTCAACGGTCCTGATTGGCTGAGTCTCGACCACCAGCACTGGCCGCACGCTCAAGTGCCGAACGCAGCAGACTTCGACCACGAAGAACTGGAGGAACACAACGCTGTCGCTGCAGTTGCACATGACGCCGAGCCCTGCAGACTGTTCACAGCGAATTCGTCGTACACCGTGACAATACGGACGACCGCTGTAATCTGCCGCTTCTGTTTCAACAGCCGTGCGGCGAACAAGCACTGTCGCAGAGTTGGTCCGTTGACGGCTGAAGAGCTCGAGGTCGCTTTGAAGAAGCTGGTGCGCCTCGCTCAACGAGAATGCTTCCCGGAAGAGTACGATGCTTTGTCCAGAGATCGCGCGATTCCAAACAACTCCCGCATCGCTGCGCTGAACCCAAGAATCATCGATGGAATCCTGTGCGTCGGCGGCCGGTTGCAGCACGCCGCAGTCTCGGACAATCGGAAGCATCCGTACATTCTCGACCATCGTCATCCGTTCACGAAGCTTATCGTCACACACTATCACGAGACCATGTTTCACGCTGGACAACAACTGTTGATCTCTGCTGTGCGTGAGCGGTTCTGGCCGATCAACATCCGCAACCTCGTTCGCGAGGTGATCCACAAGTGTGTCGATTGCTTCCGTGTCAAGCCGAAGGTTCTGGACCAGCTTATGGCGGATCTGCCGCCCGAACGAGTCACTCCGTGCACACCGTTCGCACGAGTCGGAGTTGACTACTGCGGACCTTTTCAGGTCGCGTACCCGCAGCGCCGAGCTCGCCCAGTGAAGTGCTTCGTTGCCATCTTCGTCTGCCTGGTCACCAAGGCCGTTCACCTAGAACTAGCAGCAGACCTAACGACGCAGGCATTTCTGGCGGCCCTCAAACGGTTCACTGCCCGGCGTGGCAAACCGAAGCTGGTCATGTGCGACAACGCCAAGAACTTCGTCGGCGCAAGACGTGAGCTGAGCGAACTCGCCAAGCTGTTCCTAAGTCAGCAGTTCGAAGAGGAGATCATCCGCGAAACAGCGAACGACAGCATCGAATTTAAGTTCATTCCCGCTCGCTCGCCGAACTTCGGCGGCCTCTGGGAGTCCGCGGTGAAGAGCTTCAAGTTGCTGTTCAAACGTACGATCGGGCTGCACACCCTGCTGTACGACGAGTTCCAGACTGTGCTGGTTCAGATCGAAGCGATCCTCAACTCGCGACCGCTCACGCCGCTCAGCAACGACCCCGCAGACTTTGAAGCACTGACCCCAGGTCACTTCTTGATCCAGCGTCCACTCACTGCGATTCCAGAACCAAACCTCGACCACATTCCCGAGAACAGACTGTCGGCCTGGCAAACCGTCCAGCGGTACACGCAGCAGCTCTGGAAGAAGTGGTCCAACCTCTACCTGTCGGACCTGCACAATCGCACGAAGTGGACAAAGCAAAAGGACAACGTTGCTGTCGGAACCATGGTCCTGCTGAAGGACGAGAATCTCCCGCCGTTGAAGTGGCAGCTCGGACGCGTTTCCGATATCCACCCGGGAGCTGACGGCAATATCCGTGTCGTCACGGTGCGTACAAAGGACGGCAGCTATCAGCGTGCGATCTCTAAGATCTGCATTCTGCCGATCCGTGACAACCTTTCTACCGCGCAAGGGGAGAACTAG